One Fontisphaera persica DNA window includes the following coding sequences:
- a CDS encoding 3-deoxy-D-manno-octulosonic acid transferase, which produces MGKGCGWVGFAFMPGPPSCDGMEGDLVRSFGLELRAVFSFMEPVWHWIYNLLFTLGFILSAPWYFLKLWRRGNWRRGFGQRFARYGGHVRHAVTNRQVLWLHAVSVGEVNLCTQLIRALEPRLPNVKIVVSTTTTTGMGELEKRLPSHILKVYYPIDFPKYVRKAIAVLHPVAVVLVEAEIWPNFLTRLHRLNIPVFLVNARLSARSYRGYRLLGGLFRPLFAGFAGVGCQNEADAEKLRRLGCRPEAVHVVGNLKYDAAQLEERKVLDVPGMLRQLAVPTNAKIWVAGSTHPGEEKIVTEVFLRLRQRFPDLFLVVVPRHFERAKEAMEDMVAAGARVFFRNQITATTQLETGEVDCLLVNTTGELRHFYAHADVVFVGKSLAAEGGQNPLEPAALARPVIFGPNMQNFEAVSRLLVSRGGALQVAHAAELEEAVAGLLSDEARRLEMGRQAYRVVQENLGAVDRTVEMILAQLRLREDIYIAEPPLAAPEAKRE; this is translated from the coding sequence ATGGGCAAGGGCTGCGGATGGGTTGGTTTTGCGTTTATGCCAGGCCCACCCTCCTGCGACGGCATGGAGGGAGACCTGGTTCGGTCTTTTGGACTTGAGTTGCGGGCAGTTTTCAGTTTTATGGAGCCAGTGTGGCATTGGATTTATAACCTGCTGTTTACACTGGGCTTTATCCTTAGTGCGCCCTGGTATTTTCTTAAATTGTGGAGGAGGGGAAATTGGCGCCGGGGCTTTGGCCAGCGTTTTGCGCGATACGGTGGCCATGTGCGTCATGCCGTGACCAACCGCCAGGTCTTGTGGCTGCACGCCGTAAGTGTGGGTGAGGTGAATCTCTGCACGCAGTTAATCCGTGCGCTGGAACCCCGCCTGCCCAATGTCAAAATCGTTGTCTCCACCACCACCACCACCGGCATGGGGGAATTGGAGAAAAGGTTGCCGTCCCACATTCTCAAGGTGTATTACCCCATTGATTTTCCCAAATACGTGCGCAAGGCCATTGCCGTGCTGCATCCCGTGGCGGTGGTGCTGGTGGAGGCGGAAATCTGGCCCAATTTTTTAACTCGCCTCCATCGCCTTAACATCCCCGTGTTTCTCGTCAATGCCCGTCTTTCAGCCCGTTCGTATCGCGGGTACCGGCTGCTGGGCGGCTTGTTTCGGCCGTTGTTTGCCGGATTTGCCGGCGTGGGATGCCAAAATGAGGCGGACGCGGAGAAATTGCGGCGCCTGGGCTGCCGTCCGGAGGCCGTGCACGTCGTGGGCAACTTAAAGTATGACGCCGCCCAGTTGGAGGAGCGTAAAGTGCTGGATGTGCCTGGCATGTTGCGCCAGTTGGCGGTGCCGACCAACGCCAAAATCTGGGTGGCCGGCAGCACGCATCCGGGCGAGGAAAAAATCGTGACTGAAGTGTTTCTCCGTCTGCGGCAGCGATTTCCGGATTTATTCCTGGTTGTCGTGCCCCGGCATTTTGAACGGGCTAAGGAGGCCATGGAGGACATGGTGGCGGCGGGGGCGCGCGTGTTTTTCCGCAATCAAATCACGGCCACCACCCAATTGGAGACGGGGGAGGTGGATTGCCTGCTGGTCAATACCACGGGTGAATTGCGCCATTTCTATGCCCATGCCGATGTGGTATTTGTGGGCAAAAGCCTGGCGGCCGAAGGGGGCCAGAATCCCCTGGAGCCAGCGGCTTTGGCGCGGCCGGTCATTTTCGGGCCGAACATGCAGAACTTCGAGGCGGTATCGCGGCTCCTGGTCAGCCGGGGCGGCGCATTACAAGTCGCTCATGCGGCGGAGCTTGAGGAGGCGGTGGCCGGTTTGTTGAGTGACGAAGCCCGGCGGTTGGAGATGGGCCGGCAGGCTTACCGGGTGGTGCAGGAAAATCTGGGGGCGGTGGATCGCACGGTGGAAATGATTCTGGCCCAGTTGCGTCTGCGGGAGGATATCTACATTGCTGAGCCGCCGCTGGCTGCCCCAGAGGCGAAAAGGGAATAG
- a CDS encoding cytosine permease: protein MSNNTANTLPTYITSATPNPASNRAPWYKNTAPTYAGIFLWFVFWSSASGSDNVAQSTLAQGIGWALISLIISALVCHFLFYLVPGLFGQKTGLPLYIVGTSTFGANGGFIMPGFLMGVLQFGWLGVNVYFSACAIGGFFDAKINPGDFSTIPVWVKIVMVVWGALAAFVGLKGIQYVAKVATYLPLIPLAILILMLVKTLGSVGDFKPEVLTAPAAVTEALTGKAAMLDAFGVLALMLTVVVGFFATAGAAGVDFGTNSRDCKDVQWGGLVGIALAIIFTAGAALLIVAGVYGNPELMKKAMTDKAGLNAFNMIGVIFSQDTARWFKLGLAIAAFPPACFSSFIAANSFKTTLPKVNPFVSVGIGAAVSILLAVFGIAGKAVQVFQIIGASFGPICGAMLVDYFINGKRWTGPRAGFNPAGWIAWALGFVVGILPFLKVNVPAAPVAAFIVGAVVYFLCAKAGLQSQVVPLPAAEKQAA from the coding sequence ATGAGCAACAACACCGCAAACACACTACCGACGTATATCACCAGTGCCACACCGAATCCGGCCTCCAACCGGGCGCCGTGGTACAAAAACACTGCCCCCACCTACGCGGGCATTTTCTTGTGGTTTGTGTTCTGGTCCAGTGCCTCCGGAAGTGACAATGTTGCCCAAAGCACGCTGGCTCAAGGCATTGGCTGGGCGTTGATCAGCTTGATCATCTCCGCCCTCGTCTGCCATTTCCTTTTCTATTTGGTGCCGGGTCTTTTTGGGCAAAAAACCGGTTTGCCGTTGTATATCGTGGGCACCTCGACTTTTGGCGCCAACGGCGGCTTCATCATGCCGGGTTTCCTCATGGGCGTGCTGCAATTCGGGTGGTTGGGCGTGAACGTCTATTTCTCCGCCTGCGCCATTGGCGGCTTTTTTGATGCCAAAATCAATCCTGGCGATTTTTCCACCATCCCCGTGTGGGTAAAAATTGTGATGGTGGTCTGGGGTGCGCTGGCCGCGTTCGTGGGGTTGAAAGGCATCCAATATGTCGCCAAGGTGGCGACCTACCTGCCGCTGATTCCTCTGGCCATTCTGATTCTGATGTTGGTCAAGACCCTGGGCAGCGTGGGCGACTTCAAGCCGGAAGTGCTCACCGCTCCGGCAGCCGTCACAGAAGCCTTGACGGGCAAGGCCGCCATGCTGGACGCCTTTGGCGTGCTGGCCTTGATGCTGACCGTGGTGGTGGGCTTCTTCGCCACGGCGGGCGCGGCGGGGGTGGACTTTGGCACCAACAGCCGCGACTGCAAAGACGTGCAATGGGGCGGCTTGGTGGGCATTGCCCTGGCCATCATCTTCACCGCCGGCGCGGCGCTGCTGATTGTGGCAGGCGTTTATGGCAATCCGGAGCTGATGAAGAAAGCCATGACGGATAAAGCCGGTTTGAACGCCTTCAACATGATTGGCGTCATCTTCTCTCAAGATACTGCCCGCTGGTTCAAGCTGGGGCTGGCCATTGCGGCCTTCCCGCCGGCCTGCTTCTCTTCGTTCATCGCCGCCAACAGCTTCAAGACCACCCTGCCCAAGGTGAATCCTTTTGTTTCCGTGGGCATCGGCGCCGCCGTCAGTATCCTGCTGGCCGTTTTCGGCATTGCCGGCAAGGCGGTTCAGGTATTCCAGATTATCGGCGCCTCCTTCGGCCCCATCTGCGGCGCCATGCTGGTGGATTATTTCATCAACGGCAAACGCTGGACCGGACCGCGCGCGGGCTTCAATCCGGCGGGCTGGATTGCGTGGGCGCTGGGCTTTGTGGTGGGCATTCTGCCGTTCCTCAAGGTGAACGTCCCGGCGGCGCCTGTGGCGGCGTTTATCGTGGGCGCAGTTGTGTACTTCCTCTGCGCCAAAGCCGGCCTGCAATCGCAGGTCGTGCCGCTGCCGGCTGCGGAAAAGCAAGCCGCCTGA
- a CDS encoding argininosuccinate synthase: MKIVLAYSGGLDTSVLLSWIKEKYNAEMIAFCANIGQEEELKGLEKKAKKTGASKVYIDDLQEEFARDFIFPMIQAGAIYEGQYYLGTSIARPLIAKRMIEIARKEKADAIAHGATGKGNDQVRFELTAAALAPDIQVIAPWRDAAFRAQFPGRAEMIQYCEAKGIPVQATAQKPYSMDRNLLHISFEAGILEDPWTDMFAPEHKDMFKLSVAPEDAPDRPEYVELEFKQGNCVAVNGEKLSPLGVMKKLNKLGGKHGVGRVDMVENRYVGMKSRGVYETPGGSILHFAHRQIESLTMDREVMHLRDSLIPRYAELVYYGYWFSPERYALQALVTESQRNVTGTVRVKLYKGNIMVAGRKSPVSLYNPHIATMEADPTRDYDQGDATGFIKLNALRLKVAAKVHGPLNRR; encoded by the coding sequence ATGAAAATCGTGCTGGCATATTCGGGCGGCCTCGACACCTCAGTGCTGCTCTCCTGGATCAAAGAAAAGTACAACGCGGAAATGATTGCCTTCTGCGCCAACATCGGCCAGGAGGAGGAGCTAAAAGGCCTGGAAAAAAAGGCCAAAAAAACCGGCGCCTCCAAGGTCTATATTGACGATTTGCAGGAGGAGTTTGCGCGGGATTTCATCTTCCCCATGATTCAGGCGGGGGCCATTTACGAAGGCCAGTACTACCTGGGCACGAGCATCGCGCGTCCGTTGATTGCCAAGCGCATGATTGAAATTGCCCGCAAAGAGAAGGCCGATGCCATCGCCCACGGGGCCACCGGCAAGGGCAATGACCAGGTGCGTTTTGAATTGACCGCCGCCGCGCTTGCGCCGGACATTCAGGTGATTGCCCCCTGGCGGGATGCGGCTTTTCGGGCCCAATTCCCCGGGCGGGCCGAGATGATTCAGTACTGCGAGGCCAAAGGCATCCCCGTGCAGGCCACCGCCCAAAAGCCATACTCCATGGACCGCAATCTCCTGCACATTTCCTTTGAGGCGGGCATTTTGGAGGATCCGTGGACGGACATGTTTGCGCCGGAGCACAAGGACATGTTCAAGCTTTCGGTGGCGCCGGAAGACGCGCCCGACCGCCCCGAGTATGTGGAGTTGGAGTTCAAGCAGGGCAATTGCGTGGCGGTGAACGGCGAAAAACTCTCGCCGTTGGGGGTGATGAAGAAGCTCAACAAACTGGGCGGCAAACATGGCGTCGGCCGGGTGGACATGGTGGAAAACCGGTACGTGGGCATGAAATCGCGGGGGGTTTATGAAACGCCGGGCGGCTCGATTTTACATTTTGCGCACCGGCAGATTGAATCATTGACGATGGACCGCGAGGTCATGCACCTGCGGGATTCTCTCATCCCCCGCTATGCCGAGCTGGTTTATTACGGCTACTGGTTCAGTCCGGAACGGTATGCCCTGCAGGCCCTGGTCACGGAAAGCCAGCGCAACGTGACGGGCACGGTGCGCGTCAAACTCTACAAAGGAAACATCATGGTGGCGGGCCGCAAGTCCCCCGTGAGTCTCTACAACCCGCATATTGCGACGATGGAGGCGGACCCGACCCGCGACTACGACCAGGGCGATGCCACCGGCTTCATCAAGTTGAATGCCTTGCGGTTGAAAGTGGCCGCCAAAGTCCATGGCCCCCTGAATCGCCGCTAA
- a CDS encoding FHA domain-containing protein: MFQLQILSGRAAGTVQTARRLPFGVGRKAGADLRAEEPGVWDEHLRFELLADEGIWVTALAEAPLVINGAPARAARLRNGDLLELGGLKLRFWLAPAPLRSLRMREWFTWGLLAVLTGLQIALLYWLR; the protein is encoded by the coding sequence ATGTTCCAGTTGCAAATTTTATCCGGCAGGGCGGCGGGCACTGTGCAAACGGCCCGCCGCTTGCCTTTTGGCGTTGGACGCAAGGCGGGGGCTGATTTGCGCGCGGAGGAACCGGGCGTCTGGGACGAGCATTTGCGGTTTGAGTTGCTGGCGGATGAGGGGATTTGGGTGACCGCCCTGGCGGAAGCGCCTTTGGTCATCAACGGCGCACCGGCGCGGGCGGCGCGCCTGCGCAACGGTGACTTGCTGGAACTGGGCGGACTGAAATTGCGTTTCTGGCTGGCTCCGGCGCCGTTGCGCTCCTTGAGGATGAGGGAGTGGTTCACCTGGGGATTGCTGGCGGTTTTAACGGGCCTGCAAATCGCGTTGCTTTACTGGCTGCGATGA
- a CDS encoding polysaccharide biosynthesis/export family protein → MKRHSILAQWMAGWGLACLVFLALGGLQTRVTASEPTNTVSSQLLQVGDIIKISLEHPEWRGKPPFEQRIKEDGTITLPYINKVQAARKTPSQLENEIRTAYLEQKYYKHLSVIVMSTENRFFFVYGFVKLPGRYPYVGDLTVTRAIATAGGFTEFSKKDSVTISRQDGSTEKVDCEKAEKNPALDLPVFPGDTINVPRRWL, encoded by the coding sequence ATGAAGCGGCATTCTATTCTGGCACAGTGGATGGCGGGTTGGGGACTGGCTTGTTTGGTTTTTCTGGCCCTGGGTGGGCTGCAAACGCGGGTGACGGCTTCCGAACCCACCAATACGGTGAGCAGCCAGTTGCTCCAGGTGGGGGACATCATCAAAATCTCCCTGGAACATCCCGAATGGCGGGGCAAGCCGCCGTTCGAGCAGCGCATCAAGGAGGACGGCACCATCACGTTGCCATACATCAACAAGGTGCAAGCGGCGCGCAAAACGCCGTCCCAACTGGAAAATGAAATCCGAACCGCGTATCTGGAGCAGAAGTATTACAAACACCTGAGCGTGATTGTAATGTCCACGGAGAACCGGTTCTTCTTCGTCTATGGGTTCGTCAAGCTGCCCGGCCGCTATCCTTACGTCGGAGACTTGACGGTCACCCGCGCCATTGCCACGGCGGGCGGCTTCACGGAGTTCAGCAAGAAAGACAGTGTCACCATTTCCCGCCAGGACGGCTCCACCGAGAAGGTGGATTGTGAGAAGGCGGAAAAAAATCCGGCGCTGGATTTGCCGGTCTTTCCGGGCGACACCATCAATGTGCCGCGGCGCTGGCTGTAA